A window of Diabrotica virgifera virgifera chromosome 9, PGI_DIABVI_V3a contains these coding sequences:
- the LOC126892811 gene encoding uncharacterized protein LOC126892811: protein MDNLENNLPGTPPTPPPVLSPQANSPGSNNNNVNPNPNDNMVNLVNSLLQQNAQMLQMLQLQNSMSTISNPVPNFNIMPDLSKTIEKFNGEGDSSQAAVWLKQIESTAVLHNWPDAFIYQTAKSNLEGAAKFWFIGLNEEITDWSKFKTAFRKTFLFSQNKTDLWRKMQECTQNQNENVSIYFHMKVSLCKSLELPFEETKEQIAIGLWSKELSNFIMSKEHCDEDTLYQDIVSYERIVSARKCRISDRREKPNAKENYNTKREHSKYDLPRIPTFKNNPATRSKAIRCFNCNVIGHSAVQCTQPARQKGSCYTCGAMDHQRNNCPKNEFRMNPPKVKVESNTALFVEQHNASGYMLPICLLKDKISIYIDSIVDSGSAISLITLDTVKSFNFEFSDIPEKTFQGINQSKLEILGSVLFKMKVNDILIDLLIYVVPNETIPYKCLLGRDFMQNDKLTISFSGNKVEISSKDIENTNIDNDILHIDYVDKNEINIDINPNLNNLDRQKLVDIFMTDYVNPERPNEPMTKCEMKIVVDPNHVPFYYKPHEIVQNDNLEVAFQQAFHDRNGTLLAATT from the coding sequence ATGGATAACCTCGAAAATAACTTACCAGGTACACCGCCTACACCACCACCTGTGTTATCACCCCAAGCGAATAGCCCCGgctcaaataataataatgtGAATCCGAATCCGAATGATAATATGGTAAACCTTGTTAATTCATTACTCCAACAGAATGCACAGATGCTTCAGATGTTGCAACTACAAAACAGCATGTCAACAATAAGTAATCCTGTACCAAATTTTAATATAATGCCAGATTTATCTAAAACTATTGAGAAATTTAATGGTGAAGGTGATTCCAGCCAAGCAGCAGTATGGTTAAAGCAAATTGAGTCTACAGCGGTACTACACAATTGGCCAGATGCATTTATATACCAAACAGCCAAAAGCAATCTCGAAGGTGCTGCAAAGTTCTGGTTTATAGGCCTAAATGAAGAAATCACAGATTGGTCCAAATTCAAAACAGCTTTCCGGAAAACGTTTCTGTTTTCACAAAATAAAACAGATTTATGGAGAAAGATGCAAGAGTGTACTCAAAATCAAAATGAGAATGTTTCCATTTATTTCCATATGAAAGTTTCTCTATGCAAATCACTCGAACTGCCATTTGAAGAAACAAAAGAACAAATTGCCATTGGTTTGTGGAGTAAGGaattaagtaattttattatgtCAAAAGAGCATTGTGATGAAGACACCCTGTATCAAGACATCGTGAGTTATGAAAGAATTGTTAGTGCTCGAAAATGTAGAATAAGCGATAGAAGAGAGAAACCTAATGCAAAAGAAAACTATAATACAAAACGTGAACATTCAAAATACGACTTGCCAAGAATACCTACTTTTAAAAATAATCCAGCTACTAGAAGCAAAGCTATTAGATGTTTCAACTGTAATGTGATTGGACATTCCGCAGTTCAATGTACTCAACCAGCTAGACAAAAGGGTTCGTGTTATACGTGTGGAGCAATGGATCACCAAAGAAATAATTGCCCCAAGAATGAGTTCAGGATGAATCCACCCAAGGTCAAGGTAGAAAGTAACACTGCACTATTTGTGGAACAGCATAATGCAAGTGGGTATATGTTACCAATTTGTCTTTTGAAGGacaaaatttctatttatattGATTCTATTGTAGATTCAGGTAGTGCTATATCCTTAATAACTTTAGATACTGTAAAATCTTTCAATTTTGAATTTTCTGATATTCCTGAGAAAACTTTCCAGGGTATTAACCAAAGTAAACTAGAAATTTTGGGTTCTGTGTTGTTTAAAATGAAAGTTAATGACATACTTATTGATTTACTCATTTATGTTGTACCAAATGAAACCATACCATATAAATGTCTGTTAGGTAGAGATTTTATGCAGAACGACAAACTTACCATATCTTTTTCAGGTAATAAAGTAGAGATTTCTTCTAAAGATATTGAAAATACAAATATTGACAATGATATTTTACATATTGactatgtagataaaaatgaaattaatattgATATCAATcctaatttaaataatttagatCGACAAAAGTTAGTTGATATTTTTATGACTGATTATGTAAATCCAGAAAGACCTAATGAACCTATGACTAAATGtgaaatgaaaattgttgtagatcCAAATCATGTTCCTTTTTATTATAAACCTC